A DNA window from Hordeum vulgare subsp. vulgare chromosome 1H, MorexV3_pseudomolecules_assembly, whole genome shotgun sequence contains the following coding sequences:
- the LOC123414149 gene encoding cation/H(+) antiporter 15-like has translation MDKVDCYVVPQTTGTSRNIFQGGSPLSSSLPLLGVQLVLIVSVTRVLYFVFKPLKQPRVVSEIMGGIILGPSLLCRYEGFKQLVFPARGEPVLNTVATFGLMYVIFLIGVRMDPMQAVRSGKKGVTIGLSGFLLALALTAAGCSGDALSEEEDMSMRFTFLFALTATLSVTSFAVLSPILSELSLLNSDLGRIAMSASMTTDGIAWLIMVGYVLAEAYLVSPATSLWAFISVAALVAFILLVVRPIALLVIERTPAGSPVDEAYVFFFLLIVLLVGLYSDIIGTNSFHGALMLGLAIPDGPPLGTALGEKIEAMVTGLILPLYYTMTGLSTDMWEVHWGRLQLVLLLGWFGKFAGVLASSLLLEIPALDAVSLSLFMNSKGIVEVITFSFFLTNKLIDKHMFSALVFSSVALTAVSVPVASLLYDPARRYAVYKRRTVQHLKADADLRILACIHDESHVQGTLSLLEASYATPNTPVALCLLQLVEIAGRSAPVFIPHKLRRSASSRIGPTSSANAQSTDSDRIINAFLQYEQRHPEGAVSMQSFTTISPYSSMHDEVCRLAVDKRTSLILLHYHKRHMLAGGMRAAMGLRVVNRKVLEVAPCSVGVFVDRNAGSVQEELVGDMEKIVEVLRGLDKAGYDLVIVGMRHRWYPVMSANGLSDWSECPELGVIGDLLASSDFDTPYSVLIMKQQDQGGLNAAVPGAQDVWHGDDGAGAPAPERTMTTAVSSRYRQ, from the exons ATGGACAAGGTCGACTGCTATGTCGTGCCGCAGACCACGGGCACCAGCCGGAACATCTTCCAGGGCGGCAGCCCGCTGTCGTCGTCGCTGCCCCTCCTCGGCGTACAGCTCGTCCTCATCGTCTCCGTCACCCGCGTCCTTTACTTCGTCTTCAAGCCGCTCAAGCAGCCCCGCGTCGTGTCCGAGATCATG GGCGGCATTATACTTGGCCCGTCGCTGCTGTGTCGCTACGAGGGGTTCAAGCAGCTGGTGTTCCCGGCGAGGGGGGAGCCGGTGCTGAACACGGTGGCGACGTTCGGCCTCATGTACGTCATCTTTCTGATCGGCGTGCGGATGGACCCGATGCAAGCCGTCCGGTCCGGCAAGAAGGGCGTCACGATCGGCCTCTCCGGCTTCCTCCTCGCGCTAGCCCTGACGGCGGCGGGATGTTCCGGCGACGCTCTGTCCGAGGAGGAGGACATGTCGATGCGGTTCACGTTCCTGTTCGCGCTCACGGCCACGCTCTCGGTCACGTCCTTCGCGGTGCTCTCGCCGATCCTGTCTGAGCTCAGCCTTCTCAACTCGGACCTCGGCCGCATCGCCATGTCGGCGTCCATGACCACGGACGGCATCGCATGGCTCATCATGGTGGGATACGTGCTCGCCGAGGCGTACCTCGTGTCCCCCGCCACGTCGCTCTGGGCGTTCATCTCGGTGGCGGCGCTCGTCGCCTTCATACTGCTGGTCGTGCGCCCGATCGCGCTCCTGGTGATCGAGCGCACGCCGGCGGGCAGCCCGGTGGACGAGGCGtacgtcttcttcttcctcctcatcgtGCTCCTGGTGGGGCTCTACAgcgacatcatcggcaccaactcGTTCCACGGCGCGCTCATGTTGGGGCTGGCGATCCCCGACGGGCCGCCGCTGGGCACGGCGCTCGGCGAGAAGATCGAGGCAATGGTGACCGGGCTGATCCTGCCGCTCTACTACACCATGACCGGGCTCAGCACCGACATGTGGGAGGTACACTGGGGGAGGCTGCAGTTGGTCCTGCTCCTTGGGTGGTTCGGGAAGTTCGCCGGCGTCCTGGCGTCGTCGCTGTTGCTTGAGATCCCGGCGCTGGACGCCGTGTCGCTCAGCCTCTTCATGAACTCCAAgggcatcgtcgaggtcatcaccTTCAGCTTCTTCCTCACCAACAAG CTGATCGACAAGCACATGTTCAGCGCGCTGGTGTTTTCGTCGGTGGCGCTCACGGCGGTGTCGGTGCCGGTGGCGAGCTTGCTGTACGACCCGGCGCGGCGCTACGCTGTGTACAAGCGGCGCACGGTGCAGCACCTCAAGGCGGACGCCGACCTGCGGATCCTGGCGTGCATCCACGACGAGTCCCACGTCCAGGGCACGCTCTCGCTGCTCGAGGCGTCGTACGCCACGCCGAACACGCCCGTCGCCCTCTGCCTCCTCCAGCTCGTCGAGATTGCCGGCCGCTCCGCGCCGGTGTTCATACCCCACAAGCTCCGCCGGAGCGCCTCGTCCAGGATCGGCCCGACGTCGTCGGCCAACGCGCAGTCCACCGACTCGGACCGCATCATCAACGCCTTCCTCCAGTACGAGCAGCGGCATCCGGAGGGCGCCGTGTCCATGCAATCCTTCACCACCATCTCTCCCTACTCCTCCATGCACGACGAGGTGTGCCGCCTGGCCGTAGACAAGCGCACGTCGCTCATCCTCCTCCACTACCACAAGCGCCACATGCTCGCCGGAGGCATGCGCGCCGCCATGGGGCTCCGCGTGGTGAACCGCAAGGTGCTGGAGGTCGCGCCGTGCTCCGTCGGGGTCTTCGTCGACCGCAACGCCGGGAGC GTGCAGGAGGAGCTGGTGGGCGACATGGAGAAGATCGTGGAGGTGCTGAGGGGGCTGGACAAGGCCGGCTACGACCTGGTGATCGTGGGCATGCGGCACAGGTGGTACCCGGTGATGTCGGCCAACGGGCTGTCGGACTGGAGCGAGTGCCCCGAACTGGGCGTCATCGGCGACCTGCTCGCGTCGTCCGACTTCGACACGCCCTACTCGGTGCTCATCATGAAGCAGCAGGACCAGGGCGGGCTGAACGCAGCCGTGCCCGGCGCCCAGGACGTGTGGCACGGCGACGATGGTGCCGGGGCGCCCGCGCCGGAGCGAACAATGACGACTGCCGTGTCTAGCAGGTACCGGCAGTAG